Proteins encoded together in one Procambarus clarkii isolate CNS0578487 chromosome 67, FALCON_Pclarkii_2.0, whole genome shotgun sequence window:
- the LOC123749170 gene encoding S-antigen protein-like, with protein MKDQHVTNIKETHVTNMKAPHVTNMKDTHVTNMKASHVTNMKTPHVTNMKDQHMTNIKETHVTNMKAPHVTDMKASHVTNMKDPHMTNMKAPHVTNMKTPHVTNMQAPHVTNMKDTHVTNMKASHVTNMKAPHMTYMKAPHVTNMKAPHVNNMKDTHVNNMKAPHVTNMKAPHVTNMKAPHVTNMKDTHVTNMKAPHVTNMKAQHVTNMKDTHVTNMKAPHMTNMKAQHVTNMKAPHVTNMKAPHVTNMKALHVTNMRGPTCD; from the coding sequence ATGAAGGACCAACACGTGACTAACATTAAGGAAACACACGTGACTAACATGAAGGCCCCACACGTGACTAACATGAAAGACACACACGTGACTAACATGAAGGCCTCACACGTGACTAACATGAAAACCCCACACGTGACTAACATGAAGGACCAACACATGACTAACATTAAGGAAACACACGTGACTAACATGAAGGCCCCACACGTGACTGACATGAAGGCCTCACACGTGACTAACATGAAGGATCCACACATGACTAACATGAAGGCCCCACACGTGACTAACATGAAGACCCCACACGTGACTAACATGCAGGCCCCACATGTGACTAACATGAAAGACACACACGTGACTAACATGAAGGCCTCACACGTGACTAACATGAAGGCCCCACACATGACTTACATGAAGGCCCCACATGTGACTAACATGAAGGCCCCACACGTGAATAACATGAAAGACACACACGTGAATAACATGAAGGCCCCACACGTGACTAACATGAAGGCCCCACACGTGACTAACATGAAGGCCCCACATGTGACTAACATGAAAGACACACACGTGACTAACATGAAGGCCCCACACGTGACTAACATGAAGGCCCAACATGTGACTAACATGAAAGACACACACGTGACTAACATGAAGGCCCCACACATGACTAACATGAAGGCCCAACACGTGACTAACATGAAGGCCCCACACGTGACTAACATGAAGGCCCCACACGTGACTAACATGAAGGCCCTACACGTGACTAACATGAGGGGCCCCACATGTGACTAA
- the LOC138355510 gene encoding S-antigen protein-like: protein MKDQHVTNMKAPHVTNMKDPHMTNMKAPHVTNMKAPHMTNMKDPHMTNMKDQHVTNMKAPHVTNMRSPHVTNIRAPHVTSMKATHVTNMKAPHVTNMKTPHVTNMKTPHVTNMKDQHVTNMKETHVTNMKAPHVTNMRSPNVTNMKTPHVTNMKTPHVTNMKDQHVTNMKETHVSNMRSLNVTNMRSLRVTNMRAPHVTNMKAPHVTNMRSLNVTNMRSTHVTNMRSLHVTNMRAPHVTNMKDPHMTNMKDPHMTNMKDPHMTNMKDPHMTDMKDPHVNNMKALHMTNIKAPHVTNMKAPHVNNMKDTHGTNMKAPHVTNMKAPHMTNMKDTHVTNI from the coding sequence ATGAAGGACCAACACGTGACTAACATGAAGGCCCCACACGTGACTAACATGAAGGACCCACACATGACTAACATGAAGGCCCCACACGTGACTAACATGAAGGCCCCACACATGACTAACATGAAGGACCCACACATGACTAACATGAAGGACCAACACGTGACTAACATGAAGGCCCCACACGTGACTAACATGAGGTCCCCACACGTGACTAACATTAGGGCCCCACACGTGACCTCTATGAAGGCCACACACGTGACTAACATGAAGGCCCCACACGTGACTAACATGAAAACCCCACACGTGACTAACATGAAGACCCCACACGTGACTAATATGAAGGACCAACACGTGACTAACATGAAGGAAACACACGTGACTAACATGAAGGCCCCACACGTGACTAACATGAGGTCCCCGAACGTGACTAACATGAAAACCCCACACGTGACTAACATGAAGACCCCACACGTGACTAATATGAAGGACCAACACGTGACTAACATGAAGGAAACACACGTGTCTAACATGAGGTCCCTGAACGTGACTAACATGAGGTCCCTACGCGTGACTAACATGAGGGCCCCACACGTGACTAACATGAAGGCCCCACACGTGACTAACATGAGGTCCCTGAACGTGACTAACATGAGGTCCACACACGTGACTAACATGAGGTCCCTACACGTGACTAACATGAGGGCCCCACACGTGACTAACATGAAGGACCCACACATGACTAACATGAAGGACCCACACATGACTAACATGAAGGACCCACACATGACTAACATGAAGGACCCACACATGACTGACATGAAGGACCCACACGTGAATAACATGAAGGCCCTACACATGACTAACATAAAGGCCCCACACGTGACTAACATGAAGGCCCCACATGTGAATAACATGAAAGACACACACGGGACTAACATGAAGGCCCCACACGTGACTAACATGAAGGCCCCACACATGACTAACATGAAAGACACACACGTGACTAACATATAG
- the LOC123749171 gene encoding S-antigen protein-like codes for MKAPHVTHIRASHVTHIKAQHVTNMKASHVTNMKAPHVTNMKAPHVTNVKAPHVTNMKDQHVTNMKAPHVTNMKDPHMTNMKAPHVTNMKAPHMTNMKDPHMTNMKDQHVTNMKAPHVTNMRSPHVTNMRAPHVTSMKATHVTNMNAPHVTNMKTPHVTNMKTPHVTNMKDQHVTNMKETHVTNMKAPHVTNMRSPNVTNMKTPHVTNMKTPHVTNMKDQHVTNMKETHVTNMKAPHVTNMRSPNVTNMKTPHVTNMKTPHVTNMKDQHVTNMKETHVSNMRSLNVTNMRSLRVTNMRAPHVTNMKAPHVTNMRSLNVTNMKVPHVTNIKAPHVNNMKDTHVTNMKAPHVNNMKDTHVTNMKAHT; via the coding sequence ATGAAGGCCCCACACGTGACTCACATCAGGGCCTCACACGTGACACACATAAAGGCCCAACATGTGACTAACATGAAGGCCTCACACGTGACTAACATGAAGGCCCCACACGTGACTAACATGAAGGCCCCACACGTGACTAACGTGAAGGCCCCACACGTGACTAACATGAAGGACCAACACGTGACTAACATGAAGGCCCCACACGTGACTAACATGAAGGACCCACACATGACTAACATGAAGGCCCCACACGTGACTAACATGAAGGCCCCACACATGACTAACATGAAGGACCCACACATGACTAACATGAAGGACCAACACGTGACTAACATGAAGGCCCCACACGTGACTAACATGAGGTCCCCACACGTGACTAACATGAGGGCCCCACACGTGACCTCTATGAAGGCCACACACGTGACTAACATGAATGCCCCACACGTGACTAACATGAAAACCCCACACGTGACTAACATGAAGACCCCACACGTGACTAATATGAAGGACCAACACGTGACTAACATGAAGGAAACACATGTGACTAACATGAAGGCCCCACACGTGACTAACATGAGGTCCCCGAACGTGACTAACATGAAAACCCCACACGTGACTAACATGAAGACCCCACACGTGACTAATATGAAGGACCAACACGTGACTAACATGAAGGAAACACATGTGACTAACATGAAGGCCCCACACGTGACTAACATGAGGTCCCCGAACGTGACTAACATGAAAACCCCACACGTGACTAACATGAAGACCCCACACGTGACTAATATGAAGGACCAACACGTGACTAACATGAAGGAAACACACGTGTCTAACATGAGGTCCCTGAACGTGACTAACATGAGGTCCCTACGCGTGACTAACATGAGGGCCCCACACGTGACTAACATGAAGGCCCCACACGTGACTAACATGAGGTCCCTGAACGTGACTAACATGAAGGTCCCACACGTGACTAACATAAAAGCCCCACACGTGAATAACATGAAAGACACACACGTGACTAACATGAAGGCCCCACACGTGAATAACATGAAAGACACACACGTGACTAACATGAAGGCCCACACGTGA
- the LOC138355511 gene encoding uncharacterized protein: MEPLPEKKDKEELGKFQGYVTKLIPELRVLSYEERLRELELTTLEESVVGKLFARVVLVSLQILAEKVYHESQCGFRAERSTTDMVFSLRQLQEKCWEQRKALYIAFIDFTKAFDLVCRDELFKILTKIGCPPTLLSMIQPFHKDMKGTVVYDSSTSEPFNINSGAFLLQPCSAFSSQSSSSITLEQPQRASISLQDLMESSSIYPDSEQRRNLKKMQVMGQDVNELSCINIADYELEAVQEFVYLGCTIPDTHSLDTELNRRIGKAATTLARLTKLVWENDTCTLRD; encoded by the exons atggaacccttacctgaAAAAAAAGACAAAGAGGAACTAGGAAAGTTCCAAGGATATGTAACAAAACTAATTCCGGAGCTGAGGGTAttgagctatgaagaaagactgagagaactggaacttaccacactggaggaaag cgtcgtcggcaaactcttcgccagggtcgtcttggtcagtcttcagattcttgctgaaaAAGTGTACCatgagtcacagtgtggtttccgagcagagaggtcgaccactgacatggtgttctccctgagacagcttcaagaaaagtgctgggagcagagaaaagccttgtacatcGCCTTCATTGATTTTACAAAAGCCTTCGACCTCGTGTGCAGGGACGAACTCTTCAAGATCTTGACTaaaattggctgcccacccaccctactcagcatgatacaaccgttccacaaggacatgaagggaaCAGTTGTGTACGACAGCTCAACTTCGgaaccattcaacatcaacagtggtgCGTTCTTGCTTCAACCCTGTTCCGCCTTTTCTTCACAATCCTCGTCAAGCATAACATTGGAACAACCTCAGAGGGCATCTATCTCcttacaagatctgatggaaagctcttcaatttatccagactccgagcaaagacgaaa cctgaagaagatgcaggtgatgggacaagatgtcaatgagctaTCCTGTATAAACATCGCAGACTATGAGCTGGAGGCAGTTCaagagtttgtgtacctgggctgtACAATCCCAGACACCCATTCTCTGGACACTGAGCTCAAtaggcgtatcgggaaggccgcaacaacactggccaggctcacaaagctcGTTTGGGAAAATGACACCTGTACATtacgtgattga